The Halobellus sp. MBLA0158 genome has a window encoding:
- a CDS encoding cobalt-precorrin-7 (C(5))-methyltransferase, which yields MSDDYDLDSGPDPASLAASAPEVGVGAGADADREPVFAVGIGPGNPEYLTPRGERAIREVDVVVGFETVVDFVAEAVGADTEVLTCGYRDEAETLAAFADRVADGASGTAVLMGDPNHSGYQFVGKVQAAVDAPVRVIPGVSSLQIAASRARTPMEASTFVTLHKSGSIDADLRRLRADAGERHLLVLPRPFDWMPEDVAGDLLDAGAPPSLDALVFERLTHDDESVTRTTLADLAGADVGDGDSRFSDLSVLVVRAP from the coding sequence GTGAGCGACGACTACGACCTGGACAGCGGCCCCGATCCGGCGTCCCTGGCGGCCTCCGCGCCCGAAGTCGGTGTCGGCGCCGGAGCCGACGCGGACCGGGAGCCGGTCTTCGCGGTCGGGATCGGGCCCGGAAACCCCGAGTACCTGACGCCGCGCGGCGAGCGGGCGATCCGGGAAGTGGACGTCGTCGTGGGCTTCGAGACCGTCGTCGACTTCGTCGCGGAGGCGGTCGGCGCCGACACGGAGGTCCTGACCTGCGGCTACCGCGACGAGGCCGAGACGCTCGCGGCGTTCGCCGACCGTGTCGCCGACGGGGCGTCGGGCACCGCGGTCCTGATGGGCGATCCGAACCACTCCGGCTACCAGTTCGTCGGGAAGGTCCAGGCCGCCGTCGACGCGCCGGTCCGAGTGATCCCGGGCGTCTCGTCGCTCCAGATCGCCGCGAGCCGGGCTCGCACGCCGATGGAGGCGTCGACGTTCGTGACGCTCCACAAGAGCGGCTCGATCGACGCCGACCTCCGGCGCCTCCGCGCGGACGCGGGCGAGCGCCACCTGCTCGTGCTTCCCCGCCCCTTCGACTGGATGCCCGAGGACGTCGCCGGCGACCTCCTCGATGCCGGCGCGCCCCCGTCGCTCGACGCCCTGGTCTTCGAGCGGCTGACCCACGACGACGAGTCGGTGACGCGGACCACGCTGGCCGACCTCGCGGGCGCTGACGTCGGAGACGGCGATTCCCGCTTTTCGGACCTCTCGGTGCTCGTCGTCCGCGCGCCGTGA
- a CDS encoding precorrin-8X methylmutase, producing the protein MTTDGEFESYADLGATTENAMEIAETSMDRVRELVPDETLADRIRQKSVHATGDPEFQHLVRFTGETDSEPVVAGARAVLDESPIVTDITMVKAGITGRGHDCPVRKAIGNGADLAERTGMTRTAASVLELDRQGVYDGAVAVVGNAPTAALALADCIEDGTRPAVVVATPVGFVKAAESRERLRETAAAHGVPAITNVGRRGGSGLAAGLTNELVHVASDARGGEIELP; encoded by the coding sequence ATGACGACTGACGGGGAGTTCGAGTCGTACGCCGACCTCGGCGCGACCACCGAGAACGCGATGGAGATCGCCGAGACGAGTATGGACCGCGTCCGGGAGCTCGTCCCGGACGAGACGCTCGCCGACCGGATCAGACAGAAGAGCGTCCACGCCACCGGCGACCCCGAGTTCCAGCACCTCGTGCGCTTCACCGGCGAGACCGACTCCGAGCCCGTCGTCGCCGGCGCGCGAGCCGTCCTCGACGAATCCCCGATCGTGACCGACATCACGATGGTCAAGGCCGGAATCACGGGCCGCGGCCACGACTGCCCGGTGCGAAAGGCCATCGGCAACGGCGCCGACCTCGCCGAGCGGACCGGGATGACGCGGACGGCCGCCTCGGTGCTGGAACTGGATCGTCAGGGCGTCTACGACGGCGCTGTCGCGGTCGTCGGCAACGCCCCGACCGCCGCGCTCGCGCTCGCGGACTGCATCGAGGACGGGACGCGCCCGGCGGTCGTCGTCGCGACGCCGGTCGGGTTCGTCAAGGCCGCAGAGAGCCGCGAGCGCCTCCGCGAGACCGCGGCCGCCCACGGCGTCCCGGCGATCACGAACGTCGGGCGCCGCGGCGGGAGTGGGCTCGCCGCGGGGCTGACGAACGAACTCGTCCACGTCGCCAGCGACGCCCGCGGCGGGGAGATCGAACTCCCGTGA
- the cobN gene encoding cobaltochelatase subunit CobN yields the protein MPPAEPTIGLYLATENELGAVQRAAERTDVEWIVRSESDLDDGTDVDAFLDEIEDATAAIFWLHGAEESMPGYDRAVSRLDDAGVPLVVKSTGDAYAVEDTSVPASDRERVYEYLERGGTSNMANCARFLVDRYGAADRDHDDPVTLPTEGVYHSDHPGASYEDLRATHDPDAPTVAVWFYESHWTHENTRYVDAQVRAIEAQGADALPIFCNPATDTDEQWDAERVTEEWLLDDRGEPVVDAVLSSFMFSLSMDERGRDADDEGSAEDVFLDRLGVPVLQTVTTMRSRSRYESSDTGVMGFELALSVALPEFDGNVITHPISGKERTDDAAGIGTAPKQHFPIDDRVDHAARLAVNWARLRHVPNDEKNVAVVLHNYPPSDDGIGTAFGLDSPESAVNLLEELDARGYDLGGGETEVSLPDTGQALIERLTEQLTLDDRWVAPEDVRDLSVDVVSPEQYAEWFESTDERFREHVVDEWGDPPDRPFAIPGTEFGNVLVTVQPPRGFGIDPSKVYHDSDLQPPHDYVAFYKWLRNAYEADAVVHLGTHGSLEWLPGKTVGLNGESAPDQLIGDLPNVYPYIVNNPGEGTQAKRRSYAAIVDYLTPVMRNAGTYDELAELEELADQYREAGMEDARADDGEHLEALLREAVNDLDLAVELGIAGEIDEKADVRGPDEAGATLTEGETAGDAVDVDELVERVHAYLTDVKTTQIRMGLHTMGEPPAGDRLTEYLVALTRLENPGGPSLREAVAGVLGVDYQRMLDEPEAYDDDLGMTLSAAADAVYETSLDLVEALAEHGFDLPESEAEAGPDDEVNMNLLVVDVDPLGDARAASGAHDDLRAALAFICEEVAPRVAEAEAEIPRTAEALAGEYVPPGGSGAPTRGGVDLLPTARNFYTLDPRKVPAKSAWRVGREVAEGTAERHADEHGEYPEEVGVVAWGTPTVRTRGETIAQVLALMGVEPVWTDAGRIDDVEPIPLDDLGRPRIDVTTRVSGLFRDAFPQAAGVIHDAVDAVVDLDEPHEKNYVKKHVEEETEELDAAGVEDPESAAKHRVFTTRPGGYGAGTNKAVDEGNWDDRSDLAEVYVQWGGYALGKRGSVSEAHDAFERRLGGVEATVKIEDTAEQDEFDSSDWYAFHGGFITAVSEVSGSEPASYVGDSSDPDNVDVYTNEEKVRKAMRARVLNPDWLDSMEEHDYKGAGDLSTTVDVVLGWDATTGVVSDALWADVAEKYAFDAERRAWMRDVNPWALESITDTLLEAIDRGLWGADEATTDRLRDINLRVDGDLEARASGADAPEVPSDDD from the coding sequence ATGCCACCAGCCGAACCCACAATCGGACTGTATCTCGCGACCGAGAACGAACTCGGCGCCGTCCAGCGGGCCGCCGAACGGACGGACGTCGAGTGGATCGTCCGCTCGGAGAGCGACCTCGACGACGGGACCGACGTCGACGCCTTTCTCGACGAGATCGAAGACGCGACGGCCGCGATCTTCTGGCTGCACGGCGCCGAAGAGAGTATGCCGGGCTACGACCGCGCCGTCTCGCGGCTCGACGACGCGGGCGTCCCGCTCGTCGTGAAGTCGACGGGCGACGCCTACGCCGTCGAGGACACGTCGGTCCCCGCGTCGGACCGCGAGCGCGTCTACGAGTACCTGGAGCGCGGCGGCACCAGCAATATGGCCAACTGCGCGCGGTTCCTCGTCGACCGGTACGGCGCGGCGGACCGCGACCACGACGACCCGGTGACGCTCCCGACCGAGGGCGTCTACCACTCCGATCACCCCGGCGCGTCCTACGAGGACCTCCGCGCGACCCACGACCCCGACGCGCCGACCGTGGCGGTCTGGTTCTACGAGTCCCACTGGACCCACGAGAACACCCGCTACGTCGACGCACAAGTCAGGGCCATCGAGGCCCAGGGCGCCGACGCGCTCCCGATCTTCTGCAACCCCGCGACCGACACCGACGAGCAGTGGGACGCTGAACGGGTGACCGAGGAGTGGCTCCTCGACGACCGCGGGGAGCCGGTCGTCGACGCCGTCCTCTCGTCGTTCATGTTCTCGCTGTCGATGGACGAGCGCGGCCGCGACGCCGACGACGAGGGGAGTGCCGAAGACGTCTTCCTGGACCGCCTCGGCGTGCCGGTGCTCCAGACCGTGACGACGATGCGCTCGCGCTCCCGCTACGAATCCAGCGATACCGGCGTGATGGGCTTCGAGCTGGCGCTTTCTGTCGCGCTTCCGGAGTTCGACGGCAACGTCATCACCCACCCGATCAGCGGCAAGGAGCGCACCGACGACGCGGCCGGGATCGGCACCGCGCCCAAGCAGCACTTCCCGATCGACGACCGCGTGGACCACGCCGCGCGCCTCGCGGTCAACTGGGCGCGCCTGCGACACGTCCCGAACGACGAGAAGAACGTCGCCGTCGTCCTGCACAACTACCCGCCGAGCGACGACGGGATCGGGACGGCGTTCGGCCTCGACAGCCCCGAGAGCGCGGTCAATCTCCTGGAGGAACTCGACGCGCGGGGGTACGACCTCGGCGGCGGTGAGACGGAGGTATCGCTCCCCGACACCGGCCAGGCGCTCATCGAGCGGCTCACCGAACAGCTCACCCTCGACGACCGCTGGGTCGCGCCCGAGGACGTCCGCGACCTGAGCGTCGACGTCGTCTCTCCAGAGCAGTATGCCGAGTGGTTCGAATCGACGGACGAGCGCTTCCGGGAACACGTCGTCGACGAGTGGGGCGACCCCCCCGACAGGCCGTTCGCGATCCCCGGCACGGAGTTCGGGAACGTCCTCGTGACGGTTCAGCCCCCGCGCGGCTTCGGGATCGATCCCTCGAAGGTCTACCACGATTCGGACCTCCAGCCGCCGCACGACTACGTCGCCTTCTACAAGTGGCTCCGGAACGCCTACGAGGCGGACGCCGTCGTCCACCTCGGCACCCACGGCAGCCTGGAGTGGCTTCCGGGCAAGACCGTCGGCCTGAATGGCGAGAGCGCGCCGGATCAGCTGATCGGAGACCTCCCGAACGTCTACCCCTACATCGTCAACAACCCCGGCGAGGGGACGCAGGCCAAGCGCCGCTCCTACGCGGCGATCGTCGACTACCTCACGCCGGTGATGCGAAACGCCGGTACCTACGACGAGCTCGCGGAACTGGAGGAGCTGGCCGATCAGTACCGCGAGGCCGGGATGGAGGACGCCCGCGCCGACGACGGCGAGCACCTCGAAGCGCTGCTCCGCGAGGCGGTGAACGACCTCGACCTCGCGGTCGAACTCGGGATCGCCGGCGAGATCGACGAGAAAGCGGACGTCCGCGGTCCCGACGAGGCCGGCGCGACGCTCACCGAGGGCGAAACCGCCGGCGACGCGGTCGACGTCGACGAGCTCGTCGAGCGGGTCCACGCGTACCTCACCGACGTCAAGACGACCCAGATCCGGATGGGCCTGCACACGATGGGCGAGCCGCCCGCGGGCGACCGCCTGACCGAGTACTTGGTCGCGCTCACCCGCCTGGAGAACCCCGGCGGCCCGAGCCTGCGGGAGGCCGTCGCGGGCGTCCTCGGCGTCGATTATCAGCGAATGCTGGACGAGCCGGAAGCCTACGACGACGACCTGGGAATGACGCTGTCGGCGGCGGCGGACGCGGTCTACGAGACGAGCCTGGACCTCGTCGAGGCGCTCGCCGAACACGGCTTCGACCTCCCCGAATCGGAGGCCGAGGCGGGCCCGGACGACGAGGTGAATATGAACCTCCTCGTGGTCGACGTCGACCCGCTGGGCGACGCCCGCGCGGCGTCGGGCGCCCACGACGACCTCCGGGCGGCGCTCGCGTTCATCTGCGAGGAGGTCGCCCCGCGCGTCGCCGAGGCCGAGGCCGAGATCCCGCGGACGGCGGAGGCGCTGGCGGGCGAGTACGTCCCGCCCGGCGGGAGCGGCGCGCCCACCCGCGGCGGCGTCGACCTGCTCCCGACGGCTCGGAACTTCTACACGCTCGACCCGCGGAAGGTCCCGGCCAAGAGCGCCTGGCGGGTCGGCCGCGAGGTCGCCGAAGGGACCGCCGAGCGCCACGCCGACGAGCACGGCGAGTACCCCGAGGAGGTCGGCGTCGTCGCCTGGGGCACGCCCACGGTCCGGACGCGCGGCGAGACGATCGCGCAGGTGCTCGCGCTGATGGGCGTCGAGCCCGTCTGGACCGACGCCGGCCGGATCGACGACGTCGAGCCGATCCCGCTCGACGATCTCGGCCGCCCGCGGATCGACGTCACGACCCGCGTTTCGGGGCTGTTCCGCGACGCGTTCCCGCAGGCCGCGGGCGTCATCCACGACGCCGTCGACGCGGTGGTCGACCTCGACGAGCCGCACGAGAAGAATTACGTGAAGAAGCACGTCGAAGAGGAGACCGAGGAACTCGACGCGGCGGGCGTCGAGGACCCCGAGTCCGCGGCGAAACACCGCGTGTTCACGACCCGCCCCGGCGGGTACGGCGCGGGCACGAACAAGGCGGTCGACGAGGGCAACTGGGACGATCGCTCTGATTTAGCAGAGGTGTACGTCCAGTGGGGCGGCTACGCCCTCGGCAAGCGCGGCTCGGTCTCGGAGGCGCACGACGCCTTCGAGCGGCGGCTCGGCGGCGTCGAGGCCACGGTGAAGATCGAAGACACCGCCGAGCAGGACGAGTTCGACTCCTCGGACTGGTACGCGTTCCACGGGGGCTTCATCACCGCCGTCTCCGAGGTCTCCGGCTCGGAACCCGCCTCCTACGTCGGCGACTCCAGCGACCCCGACAACGTCGATGTCTACACGAACGAGGAGAAGGTGCGCAAGGCGATGCGCGCCCGCGTGCTCAACCCCGACTGGCTCGACAGTATGGAAGAACACGACTACAAGGGCGCCGGCGACCTCTCCACGACGGTCGACGTCGTGCTCGGCTGGGACGCGACCACCGGCGTCGTGAGCGACGCGCTCTGGGCGGACGTCGCCGAGAAGTACGCCTTCGACGCGGAGAGACGAGCGTGGATGCGCGACGTCAACCCCTGGGCCCTGGAGAGCATCACCGACACGCTCTTGGAGGCGATCGACAGGGGTCTGTGGGGCGCCGACGAGGCGACGACCGACCGGCTCCGAGATATCAATCTCCGGGTCGACGGCGACCTCGAAGCCCGCGCGAGCGGCGCGGACGCCCCGGAGGTGCCGAGCGATGACGACTGA
- a CDS encoding VWA domain-containing protein, whose protein sequence is MVDLAGGKNPSHGGREGLSFPEIVGQEDLKQALLAVAANGDLDGLLIRGEKGTAKSTAVRALRDLLPEQRAVADCPYGCPPDDPSRQCADCRERTDPPTATRSVPLVTLPLGATRDRVVGTLSVADALGGDHEFDPGLLARANRGFLYVDEVNLLDDHLVDVVLDAAASGSNRVERDGVSVRHPADFTLVGTMNPEEGDLRPQLRDRFGLCATVTGCEDLDDRVAIVERALGEDTSGTDVEEESGTTVGELRDRLRRASDRLDDVTLPTEFAREIAELCRDAGLDGHRGDIATARAARTIAALDGRMRVIEPDVRRAAELALPHRLRSRPFEDAPDPEDLLDEQFGDSPDGENEGNGDESDGSAGDDGADGAHDEGESESQSSSAAEERSDETERREDANPDDDAGDSESGKGGGTTSGKSESSGDGEPDRPEPDSGRDPPPSAEGRTADSAPDDVAENEASEDAGDRDRESDAEERTPLLPGASRAPRAEVGSADAPELTAPDVLGEVEGSRGGGRARSRSADATEGPRVRTRRAESNDDVDAAASVRAAGARGATSVESRDLRQSVRQTDASTLVVFVVDASASMRPAMRAAKGTVLELLQDAYQERDEVAFVAFAGDDAEVLLPPTDSVTLAARHLKDLPTGDRTPLPAGLRSASDVLDRADPAAGVVVVVTDGRANVADGSPVKETRAAARRLAERDPRVLVVDAGEGERGRRGLTDLVATETGGERVPLSALSAERVDAAAGAADES, encoded by the coding sequence ATGGTTGATTTAGCTGGCGGCAAAAATCCTTCGCACGGGGGGAGGGAGGGGCTCTCGTTTCCCGAGATCGTCGGCCAGGAGGACCTCAAGCAGGCGCTGCTCGCGGTCGCGGCGAACGGCGACCTCGACGGCCTCCTGATCCGGGGGGAGAAGGGCACGGCCAAGTCCACGGCGGTCCGGGCTCTGAGAGACCTCCTGCCGGAACAGCGCGCGGTCGCGGACTGTCCCTACGGGTGTCCCCCCGACGATCCGAGCCGCCAGTGCGCCGACTGCCGCGAACGCACGGATCCGCCGACGGCGACGCGCTCTGTTCCGCTGGTGACGCTTCCGCTCGGGGCGACGCGGGATCGCGTGGTCGGCACGCTCTCGGTCGCGGACGCGCTCGGCGGCGACCACGAGTTCGACCCCGGTCTGCTCGCCCGCGCCAATCGGGGGTTCCTCTACGTCGACGAGGTGAACCTCCTCGACGACCACCTCGTCGACGTCGTCCTCGACGCGGCCGCCAGCGGCAGCAACCGCGTCGAGCGCGACGGCGTGAGCGTGCGCCACCCCGCCGACTTCACGCTCGTCGGGACGATGAACCCCGAGGAGGGCGACCTCCGGCCGCAACTCCGCGACCGGTTCGGGCTCTGCGCGACGGTCACGGGCTGTGAGGACCTCGACGACCGGGTCGCCATCGTCGAGCGCGCGCTCGGGGAAGACACGAGCGGTACCGACGTCGAAGAGGAAAGCGGCACCACGGTCGGAGAGCTACGGGACCGCCTCCGGAGGGCGAGCGACCGCCTCGACGACGTGACGCTGCCGACCGAGTTCGCGCGGGAGATCGCAGAGCTGTGCCGGGACGCCGGACTCGACGGCCACCGCGGCGACATCGCCACGGCGCGCGCCGCGCGGACCATCGCGGCGCTGGACGGGAGAATGAGAGTCATCGAACCGGACGTCCGCCGGGCCGCCGAACTCGCGCTGCCGCACCGGCTCCGGTCGCGACCCTTCGAGGACGCGCCCGATCCGGAGGACCTGCTCGACGAGCAGTTCGGCGACTCGCCGGACGGCGAGAACGAGGGGAACGGCGACGAGTCGGACGGCTCGGCCGGCGACGACGGGGCCGACGGGGCGCACGACGAGGGCGAATCCGAGTCCCAGTCCTCGTCTGCGGCCGAAGAGCGGAGCGACGAGACTGAGCGCCGCGAGGACGCTAATCCGGATGACGACGCGGGAGACAGCGAATCCGGAAAGGGTGGCGGAACCACATCCGGAAAGAGCGAATCGTCGGGAGACGGAGAACCGGACCGCCCGGAGCCGGATTCCGGACGGGATCCACCGCCGTCTGCGGAGGGTCGGACGGCAGATTCCGCCCCGGACGACGTGGCGGAAAACGAGGCGTCCGAGGATGCGGGCGACCGAGACCGGGAGAGCGACGCCGAGGAGCGAACTCCCCTCCTCCCCGGCGCGTCGCGAGCGCCGCGCGCCGAGGTCGGGAGCGCGGACGCGCCGGAGCTGACAGCGCCGGACGTCCTTGGGGAGGTCGAGGGGAGTCGGGGCGGCGGTCGCGCCCGGTCCCGCTCCGCAGACGCGACGGAGGGCCCGCGCGTTCGGACGCGCCGAGCGGAGTCGAACGACGACGTCGACGCCGCGGCCTCGGTCCGCGCGGCCGGTGCGCGCGGCGCCACGAGCGTCGAGTCCAGGGACCTCCGGCAGTCGGTCCGGCAGACCGACGCCTCGACGCTCGTGGTCTTCGTCGTGGACGCGAGCGCGTCGATGCGTCCGGCGATGCGAGCCGCGAAGGGGACCGTGCTGGAGCTCCTGCAGGACGCCTACCAGGAGCGCGACGAGGTCGCCTTCGTCGCCTTCGCCGGCGACGACGCGGAGGTGCTTCTCCCGCCGACCGACAGCGTCACGCTGGCGGCGCGGCACCTGAAGGACCTGCCGACCGGCGACCGAACGCCGCTGCCGGCGGGGCTCCGATCCGCGAGCGACGTGCTCGACCGGGCCGATCCCGCGGCCGGCGTGGTCGTCGTCGTCACCGACGGCCGCGCCAACGTCGCCGACGGGAGCCCCGTGAAGGAGACGCGCGCGGCGGCCCGCCGACTGGCCGAGCGCGACCCCCGCGTCCTCGTCGTCGACGCCGGCGAGGGCGAGAGAGGCAGGCGTGGGCTGACCGACCTCGTCGCGACGGAGACGGGCGGCGAGCGCGTCCCGCTGTCGGCGCTGTCGGCCGAGCGGGTCGACGCCGCCGCGGGCGCGGCCGACGAAAGCTGA
- a CDS encoding CbtB domain-containing protein, translating to MATANDTVHGRIEQAQVELSPTKVALGLALAAALGFALLFVQEPMLHDSMHNFRHAAGITCH from the coding sequence ATGGCGACAGCCAACGACACCGTACACGGTCGGATCGAACAGGCGCAGGTCGAACTCTCCCCCACGAAGGTGGCCCTCGGACTCGCGCTCGCCGCAGCGCTGGGGTTCGCGCTCCTCTTCGTGCAGGAGCCGATGCTCCACGACTCGATGCACAACTTCCGCCACGCCGCGGGCATCACCTGC